The genomic window GACATTATGTTGATTAACAACATCTGAAAGCAAATAATTTTCATTTAATTGCTTTCCATCTGCTGTCAATATAATATCACCCGCTTTTATTCCTGCTTGAGCCGCCGGCGAACCCGGCGCGACTGCCGGCTGGTTCGCTCTATCCCCTTTGATAACCAGCATGCCGTAGCTGTATGGCAAATTCATATTGGTCTGCAGTTCAATTGTCACCGGTTCGTATCTGACTCCAATAAACGGGATCTTAAAATCACTTAACTGACCGCCGGAAATCACCTGATCCAAATCGCGTTTCACTAAATTACCGGGTAAAGCGAATCCAATTCCCGGCGCATCAGCCGTAGCCACATTCATACCAATCACATTGCCGGCAATATCAAGCAACGGTCCGCCGGAATTGCCCGGATTAATGGCCGCATCGGTTTGGATAACGCCGTGGAGATCTTCAGTTTGTAAAGGATTGTCACCTTGAGCCGTAACATTTCTCATCAATCCCGAAACCACGCCTTTACTGACCGAATTATTGAACTGCCCCAAAGCATAGCCGATGGAAATGGCGGTTTGTCCAACCTGAAGATTATCGGAATTGCCAAAGGTTAAAAACGGCAAACCGCTGATGTTGTCTATCTTCAAAATGGCAATGTCATTGCTGGGATCAGTCGCCACCACACGAGCTTTAACTTCCTGTCCGGCATGGGCGCTGTCATTTAAAATCACCGTGTATACTGCGCCGATAGTATCCACAACGTGCTTATT from Patescibacteria group bacterium includes these protein-coding regions:
- a CDS encoding trypsin-like peptidase domain-containing protein, translated to MKNDIKNNVKIAGVIILLAGLALMVYDISTAQDLQTQNTEESQTINVVKQDAPAVVSILASQNVSSVQQCGLDFPASLQAQCLETSAGASTTLQRIGAGSGFLVSADGFIVTNKHVVDTIGAVYTVILNDSAHAGQEVKARVVATDPSNDIAILKIDNISGLPFLTFGNSDNLQVGQTAISIGYALGQFNNSVSKGVVSGLMRNVTAQGDNPLQTEDLHGVIQTDAAINPGNSGGPLLDIAGNVIGMNVATADAPGIGFALPGNLVKRDLDQVISGGQLSDFKIPFIGVRYEPVTIELQTNMNLPYSYGMLVIKGDRANQPAVAPGSPAAQAGIKAGDIILTADGKQLNENYLLSDVVNQHNVGDTIELQIYRNGQTLDVSVVLAGK